The following are encoded together in the Kribbella sp. CA-293567 genome:
- a CDS encoding Jag family protein: MSDGMQNTEAAEKSAPADQPGDRLKALEAESDIAADYLEELLDIADLDGDIDMDIDGDRAAVSIVGADLSNLVGEGGKVLEALQELTRLAVYRETGERSRLMLDVSNYRANRKAELEEVGRKAVDEVKTSGAAVKLAPMTPFERKVVHDVVAAAGLTSESEGEEPRRRVVVQPA, from the coding sequence GTGAGCGACGGCATGCAGAACACCGAGGCAGCGGAGAAGTCCGCGCCGGCAGACCAGCCGGGCGACCGGCTGAAGGCACTGGAGGCCGAGAGCGACATCGCGGCCGACTACCTGGAAGAGCTGCTCGACATCGCCGATCTCGACGGTGACATCGACATGGACATCGACGGCGATCGGGCCGCGGTGTCGATCGTCGGCGCGGACCTGAGCAACTTGGTCGGTGAAGGCGGCAAGGTGCTCGAGGCACTGCAGGAGCTGACCCGGCTGGCCGTTTACCGCGAGACCGGCGAGCGGTCGCGGCTGATGCTCGACGTGTCGAACTACCGGGCCAACCGGAAGGCGGAGCTGGAAGAGGTCGGACGCAAGGCGGTCGACGAGGTCAAGACCTCCGGTGCCGCGGTGAAGCTCGCTCCGATGACGCCGTTCGAGCGCAAGGTCGTGCATGACGTCGTCGCCGCGGCCGGCCTGACCA